TTTCCGGCCTTGAAGTAGCAATAGCTTTATTGCGCGAAGGTCAAGAGGGTAGCTTCCTCCTTCCATCTTCATATGCCTTCGGTACGAAAGGAATTCCTGGAGTTCTGGAACCTAATATGCCGGTCAAATACACAGTGAAGTTGGTTCGCGTGGTTCGAAGTCCGGTGTAATACGAAGTGGAATAAGTTGTCTCAATTAGTTCAGGCCCATCTACCAAGAATGAGTACGGCAGGCCTTTTGCCCACGGGTTCTTTGTGCAACCGCCATTGCTTTACCGGTCTGGTGATCACGGAGCCATTTGGTTGCGTAATATCAGCTGCAATACACAGAAGTGTTTCAGGTTTACACGTTTGAAGCAGGTCGGCTAGCAAGGCATCATTTCGATATGGCGTTTCGATCATAAGCTGTGCTGCACCTGTACGTTCAACTTCGCCTTCCAACCGCTTTATCATTTGTTTCCGCTCTTCGGTGGACCTAGGCAAATAGCCAACGAACGTGAAATGTTGTCCGTTCAGACCGGATGCGGCCAGTGCAAGAAAAAGTGAACTTGGCCCGGTCAACGGATGAACATGAATGCCATTGGTATGCGCCATTTGCACCAACAATGCACCAGGGTCTGCGATCCCGGGCATACCTGCTTCACTGATTATTGCGCCGTCCTTACCGTTCGCAAGTTCGGCTAATAGTGTGCGTGCTTCTGCTGGTGTGGTGTCCTTATCCAAGCGGTGCATTAATAATGAAGCCATATCGATATCGGGCACCATACGGCGAAGCATTTTCCGCGCGGTCTTTTCGTGTTCACAGAAATAGAGTGTAATGCGCGCTGCAAGAGCAATGTTCTCCGGAGGTAATTGCTCTATGCCGCCATGCTCGCCTAGCCAGACCGGCATCAAGTACAG
This genomic window from Flavobacteriales bacterium contains:
- a CDS encoding SAM-dependent methyltransferase: MKNGDLYLMPVWLGEHGGIEQLPPENIALAARITLYFCEHEKTARKMLRRMVPDIDMASLLMHRLDKDTTPAEARTLLAELANGKDGAIISEAGMPGIADPGALLVQMAHTNGIHVHPLTGPSSLFLALAASGLNGQHFTFVGYLPRSTEERKQMIKRLEGEVERTGAAQLMIETPYRNDALLADLLQTCKPETLLCIAADITQPNGSVITRPVKQWRLHKEPVGKRPAVLILGRWA